Proteins from a single region of Pungitius pungitius chromosome 4, fPunPun2.1, whole genome shotgun sequence:
- the LOC119196727 gene encoding general transcription factor IIF subunit 2-like isoform X1, which produces MSEKGEVDLTGAKQNTGVWLVKVPKYLSQQWAKATGRGEVGKLRISKKGNQGKAEVSFTLNEELTVIEGIEDKSVSAPREHPFTMQTVGGQTLAVFTENSSGQSEERSDGSSSVSGAGPDKIALEGVVVQRAECRPAVSESYMRLKRLQIEELAKPVRLSQQLDKVVTCNYKPVANHTYNLEYERKKKEEGKRARADKQQVLDMLFSAFEKHQYYNIKDLVEITKQPVTYLKEILRDIGIYNVKGTHKNTWELKPEYRHYQGDEKTDE; this is translated from the exons ATGTCAGAGAAAGGAGAAGTAGATTTAACTGGGGCAAAGCAGAACACGGGTGTATGGCTTGTAAAG GTACCCAAATATCTCTCTCAGCAATGGGCGAAAGCGACCGGCAGAGGAGAGGTCGGGAAACTCCGAATTTCCAA GAAAGGAAACCAAGGAAAAGCAGAG GTGTCTTTCACTCTGAATGAAGAGCTGACCGTGATCGAGGGCATCGAGGACAAGTCTGTGTCGGCGCCTCGTGAGCATCCGTTCACCATGCAGACAGTGGGGGGTCAGACGCTGGCGGTCTTCACAGAGAATTCATCGG GCCAGTCAGAAGAAAGATCTGATGGCAGCAGCTCAGTTTCGGGGGCAGGTCCAG ATAAAATCGCCCTGGAGGGAGTGGTAGTGCAGAGGGCGGAGTGCAGACCTGCAGTCAGTGAAAGCTACATGAGGCTTAAGAG GTTGCAAATTGAAGAGTTGGCTAAGCCGGTCAGGCTGTCACAACAGCTGGATAAGGTTGTCACCTGCAACTACAAACCAGTGGCCAACCATACGTACAAT CTGGAATACGagcggaaaaaaaaggaagagggcAAGAGAGCAAGAGCAGACAAACAGCAGGTGTTGGACATGCTGTTCTCTGCTTTTGAAAAGCATCAGTACTACAACATCAAAGACCTGGTGGAAATCACCAAACAGCCTGTG ACTTACCTGAAGGAAATCCTGCGTGACATTGGCATCTACAATGTGAAGGGAACACACAAGAACACCTGGGAGCTCAAACCAGAATACAGACATTACCAAGGCGATGAAAAGACTGACGAATAG
- the LOC119196727 gene encoding general transcription factor IIF subunit 2-like isoform X2 has translation MSEKGEVDLTGAKQNTGVWLVKVPKYLSQQWAKATGRGEVGKLRISKKGNQGKAEVSFTLNEELTVIEGIEDKSVSAPREHPFTMQTVGGQTLAVFTENSSDKIALEGVVVQRAECRPAVSESYMRLKRLQIEELAKPVRLSQQLDKVVTCNYKPVANHTYNLEYERKKKEEGKRARADKQQVLDMLFSAFEKHQYYNIKDLVEITKQPVTYLKEILRDIGIYNVKGTHKNTWELKPEYRHYQGDEKTDE, from the exons ATGTCAGAGAAAGGAGAAGTAGATTTAACTGGGGCAAAGCAGAACACGGGTGTATGGCTTGTAAAG GTACCCAAATATCTCTCTCAGCAATGGGCGAAAGCGACCGGCAGAGGAGAGGTCGGGAAACTCCGAATTTCCAA GAAAGGAAACCAAGGAAAAGCAGAG GTGTCTTTCACTCTGAATGAAGAGCTGACCGTGATCGAGGGCATCGAGGACAAGTCTGTGTCGGCGCCTCGTGAGCATCCGTTCACCATGCAGACAGTGGGGGGTCAGACGCTGGCGGTCTTCACAGAGAATTCATCGG ATAAAATCGCCCTGGAGGGAGTGGTAGTGCAGAGGGCGGAGTGCAGACCTGCAGTCAGTGAAAGCTACATGAGGCTTAAGAG GTTGCAAATTGAAGAGTTGGCTAAGCCGGTCAGGCTGTCACAACAGCTGGATAAGGTTGTCACCTGCAACTACAAACCAGTGGCCAACCATACGTACAAT CTGGAATACGagcggaaaaaaaaggaagagggcAAGAGAGCAAGAGCAGACAAACAGCAGGTGTTGGACATGCTGTTCTCTGCTTTTGAAAAGCATCAGTACTACAACATCAAAGACCTGGTGGAAATCACCAAACAGCCTGTG ACTTACCTGAAGGAAATCCTGCGTGACATTGGCATCTACAATGTGAAGGGAACACACAAGAACACCTGGGAGCTCAAACCAGAATACAGACATTACCAAGGCGATGAAAAGACTGACGAATAG
- the gpalpp1 gene encoding GPALPP motifs-containing protein 1 has protein sequence MSSERAIGPAVPRMLKKEEREEDSDYEDGFSGPALPPGYKRAGPSSSSEDSEQEVSTKRARTKHTAARTSAEKLENTKVKETADDGFFGPALPPGFRKQQSSPERPPVLGPALPPGFRRAAYENDDDDEDGEDFPGPALPPGYQAESSSSGEEDVIGPMPPTGPIEDSVALDFERRARRMKDKLTGDNTPEVVARETWMTELPPELQHIGLGARTFKKKSGPKNKDRSIWTDTPADRERKIEERLEKKKKGEEEVEDVPQISQKDVEMAKKVSKYNESKRAESLVSMHTKKIKEKAKEKADKPVERRAFDREEDLQVNRFDEAQKQRLLKKSQELNTRFSHSSDRMFL, from the exons ATGTCGTCGGAAAGAGCGATCGGACCCGCTGTACCCCGGATGCTTAAAAAGGAAGAGCGCGAGGAAGACTCTGATTATGAGGATGGAT TCTCTGGCCCTGCTTTGCCTCCCGGGTATAAACGTGCAGGACCTtccagctcctcggaggacagtgaacaggaagtgtccACCAAAAGAGCGAGAACAAAACACACCGCTGCACGGACATCTGCAGAAAA gTTGGAGAACACAAAGGTAAAAGAAACCGCAGATGACGGGTTTTTTGGACCAGCCTTACCACCAGGGTTCAGGAAACAACAAAGTTCACCAGAAAG GCCACCCGTGCTGGGACCAGCCTTGCCTCCTGGGTTTCGCAGGGCAGCATATGAAaacgatgacgatgatgaagatggagaggaTTTTCCAGGGCCTGCCTTGCCCCCTGGGTACCAGGCGGAGTCCTCCAGCAGTGGGGAAGAGGACGTGATTGGGCCAATGCCGCCCACAGGCCCTATCGAGGACTCCGTGGCCCTAGACTTTGAGCGCAGAGCACGCAGAATGAAAGACAAGCTGACGGGAGAC AACACTCCCGAGGTGGTGGCCAGGGAAACGTGGATGACGGAGCTCCCACCCGAACTGCAGCACATCGGCCTGGGGGCTCGAACCTTCAAGAAGAAGTCAGGTCCGAAGAACAAGGATCGCTCCATTTGGACGGATACGCCAGCAGACAGGGAGCGCAAGATCGAG GAACGccttgagaaaaagaagaagggtgaggaggaggtagaAGACGTCCCACAAATCTCCCAAAAGGATGtggaaatggccaaaaaagTGTCAAAGTATAAC GAGTCTAAACGTGCTGAGTCTCTGGTGAGTATGCACACAAAGAAGATCAAGGAAAAAGCAAAGGAGAAGGCTGACAAACCAGTAGAGAGGAGAGCATTTGATCGGGAGGAAGACCTGCAGGTCAATCGCTTTGATGAAGCACAGAAGCAGCGGCTGTTGAAGAAATCTCAGGAACTGAACACGCGATTCTCCCACAGCAGCGACCGAATGTTCCTGTGA